Proteins encoded within one genomic window of Pedobacter africanus:
- a CDS encoding FecR family protein has product MERKEVILLLNRYKAGTCSEEEQALLESWYLQHDVNAIAEITAEELNQDLLLMRHGLPLQQQVRPRFRTWPFIGVAAAVLLVVGVGLVFFIGNGNFKNPFGGPAYANDVPPGKNTAILTLANGKTIGLSDAKSGIVIDASKLAYNDGSSISIPNEDKTVEMTMRTPAGGTYQVILPDGSKVWLNSGSSLKFPQVFRGGERRVELTGEAYFEVAKNKEHPFIVKSPNQQVTVLGTHFNISAYENDNLTRTTLLEGAVRVVLDDLQKRNDDSGYTVLSPGEQAVSNGRNLDVKNADLDEAVSWKNGYFRFNDEKLNSVMQKIARWYNIEVIYKDKPTEEGFTGTISRASNISEVLSMLERTKTVRFEIEGRRVMVMN; this is encoded by the coding sequence ATGGAACGTAAAGAAGTCATATTATTATTAAATAGGTATAAAGCTGGAACCTGTAGCGAAGAAGAACAAGCGCTGCTGGAGAGTTGGTACCTGCAGCATGATGTGAATGCCATTGCTGAAATTACTGCTGAAGAATTGAACCAGGATCTTTTGCTGATGCGCCATGGGCTTCCCTTGCAGCAACAGGTTAGGCCCAGGTTCAGGACCTGGCCTTTTATTGGTGTTGCTGCGGCAGTGTTATTGGTAGTAGGTGTAGGGCTGGTCTTTTTTATCGGTAACGGTAATTTTAAAAATCCTTTTGGCGGCCCTGCATATGCCAATGATGTGCCACCAGGAAAAAATACTGCCATACTTACTCTTGCCAACGGCAAGACCATAGGGTTGAGTGATGCGAAAAGTGGGATTGTGATTGATGCCTCCAAATTGGCGTACAACGACGGCAGTTCAATTTCTATTCCTAATGAAGATAAAACAGTAGAGATGACCATGCGTACTCCGGCCGGTGGTACCTATCAGGTGATACTGCCCGACGGCAGTAAAGTCTGGCTTAACTCTGGCAGCAGCCTGAAATTCCCTCAGGTTTTTAGGGGAGGGGAACGCCGGGTGGAGCTGACTGGGGAAGCGTATTTTGAAGTCGCAAAAAATAAAGAGCACCCTTTTATTGTAAAAAGCCCGAACCAGCAAGTAACTGTTTTGGGAACGCATTTCAATATCAGTGCTTACGAAAATGATAACCTGACTAGAACGACCTTGCTGGAAGGTGCAGTGCGGGTAGTATTGGATGACCTGCAAAAGCGCAATGATGACAGTGGTTATACCGTGTTGAGTCCGGGAGAGCAAGCGGTCAGCAATGGCCGTAATCTTGATGTAAAGAATGCAGATCTGGACGAGGCCGTATCCTGGAAAAATGGTTATTTCCGGTTTAACGATGAAAAATTAAACAGTGTGATGCAGAAAATTGCCCGCTGGTATAACATTGAAGTAATCTATAAAGATAAACCAACAGAAGAAGGGTTTACCGGAACCATTTCAAGGGCATCTAACATCAGTGAGGTGCTGAGTATGCTGGAAAGAACCAAAACCGTTCGTTTTGAAATTGAAGGAAGGAGGGTGATGGTAATGAATTAA
- a CDS encoding RNA polymerase sigma-70 factor encodes MAAYHSMSDVELTRLLRSDDNAAFTEIYNRYHAALYIHAFNKLRNREESRDIVHDLFGSLWNNRADLMVKTTLQAYLYTAVRYKIFDFISHRDVASRYISSIGEFAEKSDYLTDHLVRERELRALIEREIAALPPKMREVFELSRKANLSHKEIAEQLNLSEKTVKKQVNNSLKILRTKLGSAIFTAFIL; translated from the coding sequence ATGGCTGCATATCACTCAATGTCTGATGTTGAACTTACCAGGCTTTTAAGGTCGGATGATAATGCTGCGTTTACTGAGATTTATAACCGCTACCACGCGGCCTTATATATTCATGCATTTAACAAACTTCGCAACCGGGAAGAGAGCCGTGATATTGTGCACGATCTTTTTGGCAGTTTATGGAACAATCGTGCCGATCTGATGGTAAAAACCACCTTGCAGGCCTACTTGTATACTGCGGTACGTTACAAAATATTTGATTTTATTTCACACAGGGATGTAGCATCCAGGTACATATCTTCTATTGGCGAATTTGCAGAGAAGAGCGATTACCTTACAGATCACCTGGTAAGAGAGAGAGAACTCAGGGCGCTTATTGAAAGAGAGATCGCAGCGCTTCCCCCAAAAATGCGTGAAGTATTTGAGCTTAGCCGCAAAGCGAACCTCAGTCACAAAGAAATAGCAGAGCAGCTAAACCTTTCTGAAAAAACGGTCAAAAAACAAGTGAACAACTCTCTGAAAATATTGCGTACAAAGCTCGGATCGGCCATATTTACCGCGTTTATTCTTTAG
- the rhaM gene encoding L-rhamnose mutarotase codes for MERLAFKMTLLPGCAVAYKKRHEQIWPEISSLLKKTGVTDYSIYLDGQTDTLFATMKIADRRMLDALAGEKVMRQWWVYMSDIVLSNADGVPVLTDLTELFHLP; via the coding sequence ATGGAACGGCTGGCTTTTAAAATGACTTTGCTGCCCGGATGTGCAGTTGCATATAAAAAACGCCATGAGCAAATATGGCCGGAAATATCCTCTTTATTAAAAAAGACCGGGGTAACCGATTATTCCATTTACCTGGATGGGCAAACGGATACGCTTTTTGCAACGATGAAAATTGCAGACAGAAGGATGCTGGATGCCCTGGCTGGCGAAAAGGTAATGCGTCAATGGTGGGTTTATATGAGCGATATAGTACTGAGCAATGCAGACGGAGTACCTGTTTTAACAGATCTGACAGAATTGTTTCATTTGCCCTGA
- a CDS encoding glycoside hydrolase family protein, which yields MYRKPNPTFPLVILFVAALSFKKLAAQEKNLTINWNNTLAVSKTIPTLQVVYNPMLRANSPIHKASFEALKNIGADYVRYVPWFPYPKAAVAELKAPTATETFWDFQYADPALVDFMDATKGHPPVINFSTIPVWMFKTAKPVQYPNDPDLPFWEYNQGKELRDTTGKEVADYFARVFRWYTKGGFTDELGKFHKSGYHYKFPYWEVLNEPDLEHRMSPQLYTRIYDAVVLELKKISPDTKFVGISVALETDPQWFEYFLNPANHKPGVPLDGISYHFYGRPASLDQGIDSYQYSFFDQANGFLDRVRYIENIRKRLSANTFTHINEIGTILQNRDYKGVIPDGYWNLSGAMFAYLYVELSKIGIEVAGESQLVGYPTQFPDVTMINWKTGKPNARYWVLKLIKDNFGPGDKLVPANSNNPDVAAQAFITAGGKKLLLINKTNKTINLKLPAMEGATLQTVDVNTGDNPIANAEVKPGVFLVKPFAVTVIKIKE from the coding sequence ATGTATCGTAAACCAAACCCAACCTTTCCCCTGGTCATCCTATTTGTGGCTGCGCTGTCATTTAAAAAGCTTGCTGCACAGGAAAAAAACCTTACTATAAACTGGAACAACACACTTGCGGTTTCCAAAACCATACCAACGTTGCAGGTGGTATACAATCCCATGCTGCGTGCAAATTCGCCTATTCATAAGGCCAGCTTTGAGGCTTTAAAAAATATTGGCGCCGATTATGTTCGTTATGTGCCCTGGTTTCCTTATCCAAAGGCGGCGGTTGCCGAGTTAAAGGCACCAACAGCTACTGAAACTTTCTGGGATTTTCAATATGCAGATCCGGCCCTCGTCGACTTCATGGACGCTACAAAGGGACATCCTCCTGTCATCAACTTCAGTACCATACCGGTATGGATGTTTAAAACAGCTAAGCCAGTGCAATATCCTAACGACCCTGATCTGCCTTTCTGGGAATACAATCAAGGTAAGGAACTTCGCGATACTACAGGTAAAGAAGTTGCAGATTATTTTGCAAGGGTATTTCGCTGGTATACCAAAGGAGGTTTTACCGACGAACTGGGCAAATTCCATAAATCCGGGTACCACTATAAATTTCCATATTGGGAAGTGTTGAACGAGCCGGATCTGGAACACCGGATGTCACCACAACTTTATACCAGAATTTATGATGCAGTGGTTCTGGAGCTTAAAAAGATTTCACCCGACACAAAGTTTGTGGGGATTTCCGTTGCCCTTGAAACTGACCCGCAGTGGTTTGAGTATTTTCTTAATCCAGCCAATCATAAACCCGGCGTACCGCTGGATGGGATCTCCTATCATTTCTATGGCCGGCCAGCCTCGCTTGACCAGGGGATAGACAGCTACCAGTACTCGTTTTTCGATCAGGCCAATGGTTTTCTGGATCGTGTGCGCTACATCGAAAACATCCGCAAGCGTTTGTCAGCAAATACTTTTACCCATATCAATGAAATTGGTACCATTCTGCAGAATAGGGATTATAAAGGAGTGATCCCGGATGGATACTGGAACCTGTCGGGTGCTATGTTTGCCTATCTTTATGTAGAACTGAGCAAAATAGGCATAGAGGTAGCGGGCGAATCACAATTGGTAGGATATCCTACCCAGTTTCCTGACGTGACGATGATCAACTGGAAAACAGGAAAGCCCAACGCCAGGTACTGGGTGCTGAAACTGATTAAAGACAATTTTGGACCGGGCGATAAGCTGGTGCCGGCAAACTCGAATAATCCTGATGTTGCAGCCCAGGCATTTATCACGGCAGGGGGTAAAAAACTATTGCTCATCAACAAAACCAATAAGACCATTAACCTGAAACTGCCTGCTATGGAAGGGGCAACGTTACAGACAGTTGATGTAAATACTGGCGACAATCCTATAGCAAACGCTGAAGTTAAGCCCGGTGTTTTTCTGGTTAAGCCTTTTGCGGTAACCGTTATCAAAATAAAAGAGTGA
- a CDS encoding RagB/SusD family nutrient uptake outer membrane protein — protein sequence MKSIFIYTRLLFLTFSLMLSLMLTSCKKSFIELSPEDSYSPETFYKTEAQFRQAVIAAYVPLRDLMNQDFYVSEMRSDNTHYQPYPSNRGTAYLFKENIDDFMDGPTNANTNTVYFACYSGISKANIVIERLKEADIPEAARNDIEGQARFLRAFNYFKLVRLFAGVPLYLKEVKKADDAFLPRATVEEVYAQITTDVKEAIAKLAAPAKFPQSGQATKGAATMLYAEVLMTQKKFAEAETVLGTLATMGYGLQTNYADAFLPANKNSKESIFEVQYLEGTALGTAPSNFIYQFLPRTTTTTLITGTATNNSATGGWNTPSQDMIAAYEAGDSRKDASIAIAEGTYNGSDQLVISANKSILNYVPAAGKIGVPYIKKYLHTPHPAPNNTNDNWPVYRYADALLLLAEALNENGKSGLALAPLNTVRERAFGNTTHNITTTDPAALRDIIAHERRVELAFENHRWHDLVRTDKAVQVMTAHGAQMKQLYNYLSPASYNVTPAKLLYPIPQSEREINPELTQNPL from the coding sequence ATGAAAAGCATATTTATATACACCAGATTGCTCTTTTTAACGTTCTCTTTGATGCTTTCTTTAATGCTGACTTCCTGCAAGAAGAGTTTCATTGAACTGAGTCCTGAAGATTCCTATTCTCCAGAAACTTTTTATAAGACAGAGGCCCAGTTCAGGCAAGCCGTTATCGCAGCCTATGTGCCGCTCAGGGACCTGATGAACCAGGACTTCTATGTTTCAGAAATGCGGTCAGACAATACGCACTATCAGCCTTACCCAAGCAACAGAGGTACCGCTTACCTGTTTAAGGAAAACATTGACGACTTTATGGATGGACCTACCAATGCCAATACAAACACAGTTTATTTTGCCTGCTATTCCGGCATATCCAAAGCCAATATTGTAATAGAGCGTTTGAAAGAGGCAGATATTCCTGAGGCAGCAAGAAATGATATCGAAGGGCAGGCCAGGTTTTTAAGGGCTTTTAATTATTTTAAGCTGGTGCGTCTGTTTGCTGGGGTGCCTTTATATTTAAAAGAAGTGAAGAAGGCAGATGATGCTTTCCTGCCACGCGCTACGGTAGAGGAAGTGTATGCACAGATCACTACCGATGTGAAGGAGGCGATTGCCAAACTGGCTGCGCCTGCCAAATTCCCGCAAAGCGGTCAGGCTACTAAAGGTGCTGCTACCATGCTATATGCTGAGGTGCTGATGACGCAGAAAAAATTTGCGGAGGCAGAAACCGTGTTAGGTACATTGGCCACCATGGGGTATGGATTGCAGACCAATTATGCAGATGCTTTCTTACCGGCAAATAAGAACAGCAAAGAGTCTATTTTTGAGGTACAATACCTGGAGGGCACGGCCCTGGGTACAGCGCCGAGTAATTTCATTTATCAGTTTTTACCACGCACTACCACAACTACATTAATAACAGGTACAGCTACCAACAATAGCGCAACAGGTGGCTGGAATACCCCGTCACAGGATATGATAGCTGCTTATGAAGCTGGTGATAGCCGTAAAGATGCCTCTATTGCTATTGCCGAAGGCACATATAATGGTAGCGACCAGCTTGTGATTTCTGCGAATAAAAGTATCCTCAATTATGTGCCTGCTGCTGGTAAAATTGGTGTCCCCTACATTAAAAAATATTTACACACGCCGCATCCCGCTCCTAACAATACCAATGACAACTGGCCGGTATACCGCTATGCAGACGCTTTGCTGTTACTGGCAGAAGCTTTGAATGAAAATGGGAAATCCGGTTTGGCGCTGGCCCCATTGAACACCGTAAGGGAAAGAGCTTTTGGAAATACCACGCATAATATTACCACTACCGATCCGGCGGCACTTCGCGACATTATAGCGCATGAAAGAAGGGTAGAGCTGGCGTTTGAAAATCATCGCTGGCATGACCTGGTGCGTACCGACAAAGCTGTGCAGGTCATGACCGCCCACGGGGCCCAGATGAAACAACTGTACAATTACCTTTCGCCAGCATCCTATAACGTTACCCCGGCAAAACTGTTGTACCCTATTCCGCAGTCAGAACGTGAAATCAATCCTGAACTGACCCAAAATCCATTGTAA
- a CDS encoding SusC/RagA family TonB-linked outer membrane protein: MRKHFYKTRLTLSALLLLFLYSGLVFSQEKTGVIKGRITDDSGALPAASVLIKGTKNGTTADADGNFSLRVAEGTYSLSVSYIGYNPVEKAGISVTAGKETIANFKLSSNVQLKEVVVSYGKQKAREVTGAVAQINAAELQDMPVGQFAQQLQGRVAGVQVAQSSGQPGRGMEFRIRGAASLFLTNQPLFVIDGLPVTGSINNINPSEIESFTVLKDASSTALYGSRAANGVVLITTKHAKPGDAKIEFSSNYGIQKIPTNKVPKMMNAREFATFMKERYEDQKIFQPSYVVPADQLAAYSNPDQYGEGTNWFDVLTRTAPIQSYDLTIQSANNKSSSTVVAGYQSQDGVIINTGTRLFSLRLNQDISLSNNKLKMGFNLAPSYRRDHNNRLATDGVNGFFEKVLEASPMFPAVNPDGSMPKLVNSPGMVSYINPYAQFTMSKDDYKTTRILGNAFLNYEFLKGLSLKTNLAADKGAETREQFTPSFINANSIASGLSSSVDNFSWTAEANLHYAGTLGKDHNIEALAGYSAQKFEQNSNSVSGTGFPSDDVPYLSAATSITAGSSNATAYSLLSAIARLNYNYKGRYLLQGAIRSDGSSRFGQDRKYGYFPSVSAGWIISDEAFMQKFKFVDFLKIRTSYGITGNNGFGNFDAIAKMGEFNYILNGALVSGNTINTLGNSELRWERNKQFDVGFELGLLNNRISINYDYYHKITDGMIQDRPIPRASGFQTIKYNIGEFAFWGHEIAVNTSNLTGALKWNSGFNISFERNIINALVAPGFIRRNNTVTSDYYRNQVGHRLGEFYGFIFEGLYKDAADLANSPKYGSASNVGTIKMRDVSGPNGVPDGVISDEYDRTFIGDPTPDFSFGINNSFRYKNFDLNIMMSGAVGGDILGPAKWAYLANMDGSRLPLAAIKDRWRSEQNPGSGVYPSTRIGTTAIGRQVNSQWVENGSYLTARNITLGYTVPLKGNLLLKTLRVYASVQQAFTITGYSGFSPEINLSGTDATAGIGIDENAYPIPRTFSVGISTTFK; encoded by the coding sequence ATGAGAAAACACTTTTACAAAACACGTTTAACGCTTTCAGCACTCTTACTGCTGTTCCTGTATTCGGGCCTGGTTTTTTCGCAGGAAAAAACAGGTGTCATTAAGGGGAGAATAACCGATGATTCAGGAGCTTTGCCGGCAGCATCGGTTTTGATAAAAGGGACTAAAAATGGCACAACTGCCGACGCAGACGGTAATTTTTCCCTACGGGTTGCAGAAGGTACTTACAGTCTTTCGGTAAGTTATATCGGCTACAATCCGGTAGAAAAAGCAGGTATCAGTGTAACAGCCGGAAAAGAAACCATTGCTAACTTTAAGCTATCCTCTAATGTACAACTGAAGGAAGTTGTAGTGAGTTATGGCAAACAAAAAGCAAGAGAGGTCACTGGCGCTGTTGCTCAGATTAATGCTGCAGAACTGCAGGATATGCCTGTTGGGCAGTTTGCGCAGCAACTGCAGGGCAGAGTGGCGGGCGTGCAGGTTGCACAGAGCAGCGGACAACCGGGCAGGGGCATGGAATTCCGCATCCGCGGGGCTGCTTCTCTTTTTCTTACCAATCAGCCTTTATTCGTGATTGATGGACTGCCGGTTACAGGTAGTATCAACAATATTAACCCTTCAGAGATCGAAAGCTTTACCGTGCTGAAGGATGCTTCTTCTACAGCGCTGTATGGGTCCAGAGCCGCAAATGGGGTGGTACTGATCACTACAAAACATGCCAAACCCGGTGATGCAAAAATTGAGTTCAGTAGTAACTATGGCATTCAGAAAATCCCTACGAATAAGGTGCCGAAGATGATGAATGCGAGGGAATTTGCTACCTTCATGAAAGAACGTTATGAGGACCAGAAGATATTTCAGCCCAGTTACGTGGTTCCTGCCGATCAGTTAGCGGCATATTCCAACCCAGACCAGTATGGTGAGGGTACAAATTGGTTTGATGTACTGACACGGACGGCCCCAATACAGAGTTACGACCTTACCATACAATCGGCAAATAACAAGTCTTCATCTACCGTAGTTGCCGGCTATCAATCTCAGGATGGCGTAATCATCAATACTGGAACCAGGTTGTTCAGCTTACGTTTGAACCAGGATATCAGTCTGAGCAACAATAAATTGAAAATGGGCTTTAACCTGGCACCCAGTTATCGCCGCGACCATAATAACCGCCTGGCAACAGATGGGGTAAATGGATTTTTTGAAAAAGTACTGGAAGCCAGTCCGATGTTCCCAGCAGTAAATCCGGATGGCAGTATGCCCAAACTGGTCAATTCACCCGGCATGGTTTCCTATATCAATCCATATGCACAGTTTACGATGTCTAAAGACGACTACAAAACTACAAGGATACTTGGAAACGCATTTTTAAACTATGAATTTTTAAAAGGGCTGAGTCTGAAAACTAATCTTGCTGCCGATAAAGGGGCAGAAACCCGGGAACAGTTTACCCCTTCGTTTATCAATGCAAACTCGATTGCCAGCGGACTGAGCAGTTCTGTAGACAATTTTTCGTGGACGGCAGAAGCAAATCTGCACTATGCTGGTACACTTGGCAAAGACCATAACATTGAAGCACTTGCCGGCTACTCGGCACAGAAGTTTGAGCAGAACAGCAATTCGGTTTCAGGTACTGGTTTTCCAAGCGATGATGTGCCTTATCTGAGTGCTGCTACTTCCATTACCGCCGGGAGCAGCAACGCTACTGCTTACTCTTTGTTGTCGGCCATTGCAAGGCTAAATTACAATTATAAAGGCCGCTATCTTTTACAGGGTGCAATCAGGAGCGATGGCTCATCCCGTTTTGGGCAGGACCGCAAATATGGTTATTTCCCTTCTGTATCGGCGGGGTGGATCATCAGCGATGAGGCCTTTATGCAAAAATTTAAGTTTGTGGATTTTCTGAAAATCCGGACCAGTTACGGTATTACGGGAAATAACGGATTTGGGAACTTTGATGCCATTGCCAAAATGGGAGAGTTCAATTACATTCTGAACGGGGCTTTGGTTTCTGGAAATACCATCAATACCCTTGGAAATTCAGAGCTGCGCTGGGAGAGGAACAAACAATTTGATGTAGGATTTGAACTCGGATTGTTGAACAACAGGATATCCATTAACTACGATTACTACCATAAAATAACGGATGGCATGATTCAGGACAGGCCTATACCCAGGGCTTCAGGTTTTCAGACCATTAAGTATAACATCGGTGAGTTTGCGTTCTGGGGCCACGAGATTGCAGTCAATACAAGTAATCTGACGGGGGCATTAAAATGGAATTCTGGGTTTAACATTTCCTTTGAACGGAACATTATCAATGCTCTGGTTGCGCCAGGGTTTATAAGACGGAACAATACGGTAACCTCCGATTATTACCGTAACCAGGTAGGACATCGTTTGGGGGAATTTTACGGTTTTATATTTGAGGGGCTTTATAAAGACGCGGCCGACCTGGCCAATTCTCCTAAATATGGCTCAGCTTCCAATGTCGGTACAATTAAAATGAGAGATGTATCGGGGCCTAATGGGGTACCAGATGGGGTAATCAGTGATGAGTACGACCGGACGTTTATCGGCGATCCAACACCAGATTTCAGTTTCGGTATCAACAACAGCTTCCGGTATAAGAATTTTGATCTGAACATCATGATGTCGGGCGCTGTGGGCGGAGATATCCTTGGCCCTGCAAAATGGGCATATCTTGCAAATATGGATGGTTCAAGACTCCCATTGGCGGCAATAAAAGACCGGTGGAGATCGGAGCAGAATCCCGGATCGGGTGTGTATCCAAGCACACGGATCGGTACTACGGCAATAGGCCGTCAGGTAAACAGTCAGTGGGTAGAGAATGGCTCCTATTTAACAGCCAGGAACATTACACTGGGCTATACGGTTCCACTTAAAGGTAACCTGCTGCTTAAAACTTTAAGGGTGTACGCTTCGGTACAGCAAGCCTTCACCATTACCGGTTACTCTGGTTTCAGTCCGGAAATCAACCTTTCGGGAACAGATGCAACAGCTGGCATCGGGATAGATGAAAACGCCTATCCTATTCCAAGAACATTCTCGGTTGGTATTTCAACAACATTTAAATAG
- a CDS encoding DUF4377 domain-containing protein translates to MLKSIYVKLMLTIVLVTGISMTSKAELIRLLVKEDLASCTGVAPMTCMQVKYKNSKSWELFYGGINGFKYQPGYRYVILVDRTKKKNVPADASAYDYKLKKNLKKQKMKGNTGNSAWDFVLKHKWKLIQMNGTTQKESPVYMVFDKDKNRVHGSSACNTFMGGFEKTANSITFKQLAGTLMACDAARNKIEGEFLQLMNGGAFRYDVADQTLNLYRGNRLVLMFGMAPL, encoded by the coding sequence ATGTTGAAAAGTATCTATGTAAAATTAATGCTCACTATTGTTTTGGTAACCGGAATTTCTATGACCAGCAAAGCGGAGCTGATCCGCCTGCTTGTTAAAGAAGACCTGGCCAGCTGTACAGGTGTGGCACCTATGACCTGTATGCAGGTGAAATATAAAAATAGCAAAAGCTGGGAATTGTTTTACGGAGGTATAAATGGCTTTAAATATCAGCCAGGTTATCGCTACGTGATCCTGGTAGACCGTACCAAAAAGAAAAATGTTCCGGCCGATGCCTCTGCTTATGATTACAAGTTGAAAAAAAACCTTAAAAAGCAGAAGATGAAAGGGAATACCGGTAACAGCGCCTGGGACTTTGTGTTGAAACACAAATGGAAACTGATCCAGATGAATGGGACGACACAGAAGGAATCGCCTGTTTATATGGTCTTTGACAAAGATAAAAACCGGGTGCATGGCTCATCGGCTTGCAATACCTTTATGGGCGGATTTGAAAAAACCGCAAACAGTATAACGTTTAAACAGCTTGCCGGAACACTGATGGCGTGTGATGCAGCCAGGAATAAGATTGAAGGAGAGTTTTTACAGCTGATGAACGGTGGTGCTTTCAGGTATGATGTTGCAGACCAGACGCTGAACTTATACCGGGGCAACAGACTGGTACTGATGTTTGGGATGGCGCCATTGTAA
- a CDS encoding NUMOD1 domain-containing DNA-binding protein, with amino-acid sequence MNSGMYQRVISRYSLSGQRLETYPNAKVAAAAMDSDQTYISRAARENNAVFTACGYIWRRGAAAEIDVRPLLKKDWHGPSPIAAKIHTVGQYDLEGNLVDTHVNTKEAAKAVGVHYNGIRDVIKGRGMTYGGFIWSKTIKKKIPVNPRITEKIAGVSQYDMDGRWVRSFKNCYEAARLTGIDNGHIHHALNGDVLNAGGYLWRKGQQLRLNINELRRHPAYKGSKLERHMKRKREQFLH; translated from the coding sequence ATGAACTCAGGAATGTATCAGCGGGTTATTAGCAGGTATTCGTTAAGCGGTCAGCGACTGGAAACCTACCCCAATGCTAAGGTTGCTGCAGCAGCAATGGATAGCGATCAGACGTATATTTCAAGGGCAGCCCGGGAAAACAATGCTGTATTTACCGCCTGTGGTTATATATGGCGACGCGGAGCTGCAGCAGAAATTGATGTCAGGCCTTTGCTGAAGAAAGACTGGCATGGCCCATCGCCTATTGCTGCTAAAATACATACCGTTGGGCAGTACGATCTTGAAGGTAACCTGGTAGATACCCATGTAAATACCAAAGAAGCTGCAAAGGCCGTTGGGGTGCATTATAATGGTATCCGCGATGTGATTAAGGGCAGGGGTATGACTTATGGCGGTTTTATATGGAGCAAGACCATCAAAAAGAAAATCCCTGTAAATCCAAGAATAACCGAAAAAATTGCCGGCGTGTCACAGTATGATATGGACGGTCGTTGGGTCCGCTCTTTCAAGAATTGTTACGAAGCAGCCAGGCTCACCGGAATAGATAACGGACACATTCATCATGCCTTAAATGGTGATGTCCTGAATGCGGGTGGTTATTTGTGGCGTAAAGGTCAGCAGTTGCGTTTGAATATCAATGAATTGCGCAGGCATCCGGCCTATAAAGGGTCGAAACTGGAACGTCATATGAAAAGAAAGAGGGAGCAGTTTTTGCATTAG
- a CDS encoding efflux RND transporter periplasmic adaptor subunit: MKLKIAIHYSAVILAVSLFNACSNSNAEQQSVEKAANTDETLVQLTDAQAKNIGLHTGVVSLKNISSSLKLSGQIDVPPQNLVSVSIPLGGYLKSTQMLPGTQVRKGQLLAIMEDPQYIQLQQDYLNAKNKLAYAGREYERQKELNSSKASSDKVLQQSESEFRSLNIELKALAAKLGLIGINPQRLTENSISRSIGIHSPINGYISRVNVNIGKYVTPSDVIFELVNPTDIHLNLMVYEKDLSKLAIGQKAIVYSNARPDQRYDTKIILLSHSLNENRIAEVHCQFEKYDKRLVPGMYMNAEIQLDNNQEKVLPDDAIVGFENKDYVFVQEGNSSFRMTPVKKGQSENGLTVVGDGLEGKRIVTTGAYSLLMKLKNTAE, translated from the coding sequence ATGAAACTTAAAATAGCCATCCATTATAGCGCAGTAATCCTGGCAGTCAGCCTGTTTAACGCCTGTAGCAATAGTAATGCCGAGCAGCAGTCTGTAGAAAAGGCTGCAAATACCGACGAAACCCTGGTACAGTTAACAGATGCGCAGGCTAAAAATATTGGCCTTCATACCGGAGTGGTAAGCTTGAAAAATATCAGCAGCAGTCTTAAGCTTAGCGGACAGATCGATGTGCCTCCACAAAACCTGGTTTCGGTCAGCATTCCCTTAGGCGGGTACCTGAAATCCACGCAAATGCTGCCGGGTACCCAGGTACGCAAAGGTCAGCTCCTGGCCATTATGGAAGACCCGCAGTATATTCAGCTGCAGCAGGATTACCTGAATGCAAAAAATAAACTGGCCTATGCTGGTAGGGAATATGAGCGTCAGAAGGAACTAAACAGTAGTAAAGCCAGCAGCGATAAAGTATTGCAGCAGTCGGAAAGTGAATTCAGGAGTCTAAATATAGAATTGAAAGCACTGGCTGCAAAACTGGGCCTGATCGGTATTAACCCGCAGCGGCTTACTGAAAATTCCATCTCAAGAAGCATTGGTATTCATTCTCCCATTAACGGATACATCAGCAGGGTAAATGTTAATATTGGCAAGTATGTTACCCCCTCAGATGTGATCTTTGAGCTGGTGAACCCCACAGACATTCATCTGAACCTGATGGTGTACGAAAAAGACCTGAGCAAACTCGCGATCGGACAAAAGGCGATTGTCTACAGCAACGCCAGGCCAGATCAGAGATATGACACAAAGATTATTCTGTTAAGTCACTCTCTAAATGAGAACAGAATTGCCGAAGTGCATTGTCAGTTTGAAAAATACGATAAACGGCTGGTGCCCGGCATGTATATGAATGCTGAGATCCAGCTGGACAACAATCAGGAAAAGGTGCTGCCTGATGATGCTATTGTTGGCTTTGAAAACAAAGACTATGTTTTTGTGCAGGAGGGGAACAGTAGTTTCAGGATGACCCCTGTTAAAAAGGGCCAATCGGAAAATGGCCTGACGGTAGTTGGGGATGGTTTAGAAGGTAAAAGAATTGTAACTACAGGGGCTTATTCACTGCTAATGAAGCTAAAAAATACTGCTGAGTAA